Proteins encoded within one genomic window of Couchioplanes caeruleus:
- a CDS encoding LysM peptidoglycan-binding domain-containing protein, with protein sequence MSYLIESVLWPEMKKLEPDSKLGGILADKPGYHNTRNRLRAQGLRWDYSIRLPRDRKGPGDAAAAIDWTFPDAQAGRFTTIARYSKRLLDAGRVRDPRTYAMREFYGNVDADHDVEGWDFVRDKAATSDDSHLWHIHISVRRAYVNDREAIDAIVSILGGESLGDWQRRWGHGPRPVTRPRTYRVRAGDTLTGIARRYRTTVNTLCRLNHISDPDVLADGQVLRLT encoded by the coding sequence ATGTCTTATCTCATCGAAAGCGTGCTCTGGCCGGAAATGAAGAAACTCGAACCGGATTCGAAGCTCGGCGGGATTCTCGCTGACAAGCCCGGTTACCACAACACTCGCAACCGTCTGCGGGCCCAGGGCTTGAGATGGGACTACTCCATCCGATTGCCCCGGGACCGCAAAGGCCCGGGCGATGCGGCCGCCGCCATCGACTGGACATTCCCCGACGCCCAGGCCGGTCGTTTCACCACCATCGCCCGGTACAGCAAGCGGCTGCTGGACGCCGGCCGGGTGAGAGACCCCCGTACCTACGCGATGCGGGAGTTCTATGGCAACGTCGACGCCGACCATGACGTGGAGGGATGGGACTTCGTCCGCGACAAGGCGGCCACCTCGGACGACTCGCACCTGTGGCACATCCACATCAGCGTGCGACGGGCCTATGTGAACGACCGCGAGGCGATCGACGCGATCGTCTCGATCCTCGGCGGCGAGTCACTCGGCGATTGGCAACGCCGCTGGGGGCACGGCCCCAGGCCGGTCACCCGTCCCCGGACATACCGTGTCCGGGCCGGCGACACATTGACCGGTATCGCACGTCGGTACCGGACCACCGTCAACACGCTCTGCCGGCTGAACCACATCTCGGATCCCGATGTGCTCGCGGACGGACAGGTCCTTCGACTCACCTGA